A single Paludisphaera rhizosphaerae DNA region contains:
- a CDS encoding YicC/YloC family endoribonuclease gives MLLSMTGFGEARNSQDAGLSVAAEVRAVNNRHLKITAKINDPYGRLEPELEQLAREYARRGTVQVSVRVERPRKAEDYRLNTVALASYRDQLAALGGPVDMTALLSLPGIVEEKRAETPDVAAEWPAIAAVATQALKDFEAARAREGAAMAAELLALARSIRELLARIADRAPHLVQSYQKRLTERVQALVQEHGVAIEAKDLIREVAILADRSDVAEELVRLRAHLEQYEEILSAAESGGRKLEFVVQEMGREINTIGSKSNDVEISRLVVEVKGILERIRELVQNVE, from the coding sequence CGGTCGCCGCCGAGGTCCGCGCGGTGAACAACCGCCACCTCAAAATCACCGCCAAGATCAACGACCCCTACGGCCGTCTGGAACCCGAGCTGGAGCAGCTCGCCCGCGAGTACGCCCGCCGGGGAACCGTCCAGGTCTCGGTCCGCGTCGAACGCCCCCGCAAGGCCGAGGACTACCGGCTCAACACCGTGGCTCTCGCCAGCTACCGCGACCAGCTCGCCGCGCTGGGGGGACCGGTCGACATGACCGCCCTTTTGTCGCTGCCGGGCATCGTCGAGGAGAAGCGAGCCGAGACCCCCGACGTCGCCGCCGAGTGGCCGGCCATCGCCGCCGTCGCGACCCAGGCCCTCAAGGATTTCGAGGCCGCTCGCGCCCGCGAGGGGGCCGCGATGGCCGCCGAGCTGCTGGCGTTGGCTCGGTCGATCCGCGAGCTGCTGGCCCGCATCGCCGATCGGGCTCCGCACCTCGTCCAGTCGTACCAGAAGCGGCTGACCGAGCGCGTCCAGGCCCTGGTGCAGGAGCACGGGGTCGCCATCGAGGCCAAGGACCTGATCCGAGAGGTCGCCATCCTCGCCGATCGCTCCGACGTCGCCGAGGAGCTCGTCCGGCTCCGGGCCCACCTGGAGCAGTACGAGGAGATCCTCAGCGCGGCCGAAAGCGGCGGGCGGAAACTGGAGTTCGTGGTCCAGGAGATGGGCCGCGAGATCAACACGATCGGCTCCAAGTCGAACGACGTGGAGATCAGCCGGCTGGTGGTTGAGGTCAAGGGGATCCTCGAGCGGATCCGCGAACTGGTGCAGAACGTCGAATGA
- the gmk gene encoding guanylate kinase: protein MTEPVEAVDWSTLPGRLVVLSGASGAGKSTIVHRLIDRAGGKVRRSVSATTRAPREGEVPGLDYHFVTVEEFESLRGDLLESAEVHGSWYGTPASPVREALARGECVILVIDVQGGFQIRRKVPNALLVFIQAPSLEELEARLRDRGTDSEATIARRLTNARREIEAARAYDVQLVNDDLEACVDALTKTLAEHRCARGMGDD, encoded by the coding sequence ATGACCGAGCCGGTGGAGGCGGTCGACTGGTCGACCCTGCCGGGGCGGCTCGTCGTCCTCTCGGGGGCGTCGGGCGCCGGCAAGAGCACGATCGTCCACCGCCTGATCGACCGCGCCGGCGGCAAGGTCCGACGCTCCGTCTCCGCGACCACCCGCGCCCCTCGCGAGGGGGAGGTCCCGGGGCTCGACTACCATTTCGTCACGGTTGAGGAATTCGAGTCGCTCCGCGGCGACCTGCTGGAATCGGCCGAGGTCCACGGCTCCTGGTACGGCACGCCGGCCTCTCCGGTCCGAGAGGCCCTGGCGAGGGGCGAATGCGTCATCCTGGTGATCGACGTGCAGGGGGGCTTCCAGATCCGTCGGAAGGTCCCCAACGCCCTGCTCGTCTTCATCCAGGCCCCCTCGCTCGAAGAGCTTGAGGCCCGCCTGCGAGACCGCGGGACCGATTCCGAAGCCACGATAGCAAGACGACTCACCAACGCCCGGCGCGAGATCGAAGCCGCCCGGGCCTACGACGTCCAACTGGTGAACGACGACCTGGAAGCCTGCGTCGACGCGCTGACGAAGACGCTGGCGGAACACCGATGTGCACGGGGGATGGGCGATGATTGA
- a CDS encoding DNA-directed RNA polymerase subunit omega, which yields MIEELKEEEIVNKVGGRFKLSTLIQKRMIALNQGARPLIDGRGLDKISMVIQEIMQDKIFLDMSGKLQTNESADEFDSEGGTVDLTQASE from the coding sequence ATGATTGAAGAGCTGAAGGAAGAAGAGATCGTCAACAAGGTCGGCGGCCGGTTCAAGCTCTCGACCCTGATCCAGAAGCGGATGATCGCCCTGAACCAGGGGGCCCGCCCGCTGATCGACGGCCGGGGGCTGGACAAGATCTCGATGGTGATCCAGGAAATCATGCAGGACAAGATCTTCCTGGACATGTCGGGCAAGCTCCAGACCAACGAATCGGCCGACGAGTTCGATTCCGAGGGCGGGACCGTCGACCTTACCCAGGCGTCGGAATAA